The DNA window gaaataacaacaaacaagagCATTTGTAAACAAGCAGAATGTCTTTAAATTGGAACATTTTTGAATGGAGTTTggttaatcatttttttcagctgaaTCATCGCTGTTTAACGTGCTTGTCGTGGACTAGATTAAAGTAAGGCTGCAACAAgcaatttttttcattcttgaCTGGTCTGTCGATTATTTTCTAAGTAatgttgttaacagacagacaccaatcatcacataactccaccgcatttattggtggagtaaaaatatgaattttagAGGAAACAAAGttcagagaaacagcaggattGTTCAGCTGGAACCAAGATGAGAGGAACGTCTCCAAGAACCTACAGGAGGTTGGAGAGgttcaactggacttctctggtaGAGGTTCAACAGGAGTTTCAACATCCTctggtaggttcttgaagacgacAGACAGATGTACACCGATCTTCACATAACTCTGttgtgttccttggcagagtaactaACCAAACTCCATTTTAGAAAGTTCTAATTTACCGACTCTTGCTGTTCTGTAATACGATTATTGAGTTAAATGTCATCTTGTCTCGTCCAGGTGAGCGTCCTCAGGTGCGTCTACCTGCGGTCACCGCCATGTTGCTTCCCCTACTGCTGCGTCCGTCACTCTGCGGCTCTCGGGCCTCGGTTCTGTTGCCGGGTTGCGTCCGGACGCTTCCCGGCGGCGCTGCAGCGAGGACGCTCCACTGTCAGACCGAGGACTTCCTGCGGCGGCGACTTCCTGCTCGCCTCGTCGCTCAGAGCCGTGGCAGGAAGTGGCGTAGCCAGCAGGACGAGTGGCGGACCAGGAACAAGACGGTGCTGACCTACATTGCCGCCGCCGGTGTGGGGATGATTGGCCTGTCCTATGCCGCCGTGCCGCTCTACCAGCTCTACTGCCAGGCGTCGGGCCTCGGCGGCACGGCGGTGGCCGGACATGACACCGACCAGGTGGCCACCATGACGCCGGTGAAGGAACGAGTCATCAAGGTGACCTTCAATGCCGACACCCACGCCAGCATGCAATGGAACTTCAGACCGCAACAGACAGAGATCTTCGTGAGTGATCCCATCAGTCACCCATTATTTACTGATCAATAATGCTGCGTGTCCACGGGGGCGGGTCACATGACAGGCGTGTTACCTTCAGACCTCTGGAGGCATCGGACCAACATGGCGTCAACTCTTTGCCTTTTATCATGAAAACAGTTAAGTGGAAAATTTTTCTGGAAACATTTGATCTGACAAATAATCTGAGTCTGTTAGTTCAACCACGGCAGGTTTAGAGGGTTTACGAAAGTTTCACGAAACATCAGACCTCCGCTCTACGcgcctcatttgcataaaacaGCCGAGAACTCAACTCTATGGAAATGAGCTTGTGCTAGCTCATTTGCATAGAGTTGAGTTCTCAACTCCTTTATGTAAATGAGCTGCGTGAAGCTAGCAGAGAGCTAGTGGAcatactgacatttttttccaacaaactAAATGATGACTTTCCTATGAcatattatgactttttttacaactttttcacaacatactatgactttttcctgtttttttttttacaacatgctATGACTTTTTCATGACATGCAATGACTTTCACAACATACTAGGACTTCTTACAACATACTGTGACTTTTTGACAacatattgacatttttttccaacatactaTTTGACGACTTTTCTGTTCTCACAACATACCATACTGTGACTTCTTTTTACAACttactatgactttttaaacACACTGCGGCTCATTTGCATGAAGATAAGGTTTCAGCTCGTTCATGTTAAACGTGACGCTGCCAGAATGCATTATGGGTCGTTTCAATAGTCAGTGACTTGAAGGCGTTGAACTGACGGATCCTGTGGACACGAACCATCAGCAGCATTAAATCCAGAAGTGTCTCAGTTTATTCATCTTCAGGACCAAACAGGAAGTTGAACACATCAGTAAAGACGGTTCTTCGCCCTGCAGGTGGTTCCAGGTGAGACGGCGCTGGCCTTCTACCGGGCCAAGAACCCGACAGACAAACCCATCATCGGCATCTCCACCTACAATGTGGTTCCCTTCGACGCCGGACAGTACTTCAACAAGATCCAGGTCGgcattcagtttgtttttgtctccatgTTACTTCAGAACCTGCAGCAGTCACAGCAGGAGTTctggtttattttgtgttgcCTCTTAATACTTTGCAGTATTTTCTGCATAGTGTGGCAGTAACTTTTGTGTAACCTCCCCTATTGATTCAATATGGGAGGCAaattgttccgtattttcataaatgtcccatacacgtctgtcacacaggcatcaaaactgcataataaacaaaataaaacacaggaaatattaagggcagccagtttcatcttccttagACCTATGTAGCGAGGACCCGATGCGAGGTCCAGCAGGTCTGTTTGCCGGTCCTGTCAcgggtttcctggttacagacgctgctgctccgtgtgtttaaaaatgtctacacctgaaactccaccacgtccaaagaagcaaaaacgttttcaaaagcAGACATGGGTGGGAAGACTGGAACCCTGGTAATAggtacagggcaaactgtgttttctgttgctcatagactgaagtaaggcagcatcaggagaccaacatgtaagaaacatgagaacagagagaaccaaCCAGCAgctcacagtttatcatcatctaatcatctcctgaagtccctttggtaagagacatcagtacatggttgtgaatttaccagaggatgattatagtcagactaatgtggccgtagactctacaggA is part of the Acanthochromis polyacanthus isolate Apoly-LR-REF ecotype Palm Island chromosome 19, KAUST_Apoly_ChrSc, whole genome shotgun sequence genome and encodes:
- the LOC110965975 gene encoding cytochrome c oxidase assembly protein COX11, mitochondrial, which codes for MLLPLLLRPSLCGSRASVLLPGCVRTLPGGAAARTLHCQTEDFLRRRLPARLVAQSRGRKWRSQQDEWRTRNKTVLTYIAAAGVGMIGLSYAAVPLYQLYCQASGLGGTAVAGHDTDQVATMTPVKERVIKVTFNADTHASMQWNFRPQQTEIFVVPGETALAFYRAKNPTDKPIIGISTYNVVPFDAGQYFNKIQCFCFEEQRLNPHEEVDMPVFFYIDPEFDEDPRMARVETITLSYTFFEAKEGQKLPLPGYSYN